The genomic stretch ccagacactgccaggTGTCCTCCAGTGGGCAGTGTCGCCTTGACTGGGAACTGCCATACTAAGCTGGTGGTTTCTGAGAACCCTAACACCCCCAAGGCTGCCCCTTCTGGGGTCTCCACCTTTTCATAGGCTCTGGGGCTGTCTGTCCCACACCCAGGGGTGAAAAATCAAGAGAGTTGACCCCCTTCAGGTACAAGGAGCAAGGTTCCGACGGCCACCTGATGGGTGGGTCTCTGCGCAGTGGCTTTTCACCACCTGCCCGGGGTCATTTCAGAGCTGTCATGTCTGGGTCATAGCACAGCCAGCTGATGTCAGCCATCGGTGCAGAACCCCTATCTTGGTTCTTGATTCTAAGCCTTCCTGGTCCCCAGGCTGCTCCTTCAGGCTGGCTACGACCCGGAGCTCCGGGATGGGGATGGCTGGACCCCCCTACACGCAGCGGCCCACTGGGGTGTGGAGGATGCTTGCCGCCTGCTGGCTGAGCACGGTGGGGGCATGGATTCGCTGACCCACGCGGTGAGGGCCGGGCTGCTGGTGGTCTGGTGGAGGTGAAGGTGGGGAGGGCCTCCCTTACCTCCTTCATgctccacccctccccttcttctccctccaccagGGGCAACGTCCCTGTGACCTGGCTGATGAAGAGGTGCTGAGTCTGTTGGAGGAACTGGCCCGGAAGCAGGAGGATGTGAGTCttgggctccctccctcctttcagCAGGCTGAGGAAGGCCTCCCTGGTGGCCTAGCTCCTCCCCAGCTGGTAATGGAGTCAGGAAGAAGAGTTAAGGGAGGAGGCAGAGTCTGGGGCCCAGTCATACCTTGGGATACAGATGAGGTTAATCCATCCCAGGTTCAGGCTGGGCCTCATctgccctggtgccctgggatGCTGTCAACCAGCACGGAGCCAGGGCCTGCTGCTGGAAAAATGCAGAGTGAAGGATGACTGGTGTGGACTTTGGgctctgaatcccagctctgccatggaTTTGCTGTGTGAGCTCGGGCTGGTCACTTAACCCCTCTGggcttctgtttcctcacctgtaaaatggggtaatggTGTGTGTACCTTTATGAAGAATTACGTGGAGTGTATGTTATTCTACAAGGAATATATCTGTTACCCAAGAAGAACATTTAGAATGTTGCTTGGCAGATAGTAAACCCTGTTGGTAGCAAGCAGCATCTTCAGGGGGCCAGGCCCTCTGCCTGGAGCTTCCAGCCAGGGGCAGGTATACCATCTACCTGGACACAGACCCCTCTGTTTAAAGGCTGGTTATAGTTCTGCCTTGGTAGATAGCTTCTCACATCCAGGGCATGTGCTCAGATttgagggaacagcatgtgccaAGGCTAGTGGGTGGGAGCATGAGGCAGGAGAGGCCTGGGACAGGGGTATGCCCTgaagggccttgaatgccagCCAGAGGGTAGCATGAGGCTGAGAGTGAAGATGATGGGGCCATCACAGGGTTTGTAGAGGGTGAGGCAGGGTCAACTCTTGGCGAGGGAGAGCACAATCTGTATGCCTGTGTCCAGCCTAGAGGAGAGTCCTCCTGCACATGGGGCTTGCTGGTTGGGCCGGGGGTGACTGGCTGTCCTGGGGCAGGAACTGTTGTGTGGAGGCTGGGCCAGTGCCCAGTGAGCCAtagagaggaggcaggggctccTGGTTCTGAGCACTATGCCAGTGTCCCTGTTAAGCAGGGCACCCTGGGAAGTAGAGAGATCCTTCTGGGGATGAGACTGGAGGTGGGGAAGCCAGGAGGTGGCTGTGAGAACTCAAGGGACCCAGATGCTGCACAGCATCTGCAAGACACTCGGATGAGCCCACAGACCCTCCATGCCCACCCTTGGAGCATCCTTGAGCTCAGACCAGCACAGCCATGCAGCATAGCCCTGCACACTGGCCCTGGATACTGGGGCTGTGGGGCCCTCCCAGCAGCCTGCTTTCCCCCTTTGCAGCTGCGGAACCAGAAGGAGGCCTCCCAGAGCaagagccaggagccccaggtgcCTTCCAGCAGCAAACACCGAAGGTAGTGggtaggtgcctgggtgggtgggtTGGAGTCCCCCAGGACTTGGACCCCAataccctccccctcccaccaggAGCTCTGTGTGTCGTCTGAGCAGCCGAGAAAAGATCTCCCTTCAGGACCTGTCCAAGGAACGCCGGCCTGGGGGTACAGGGGGGCCGCCGATACAGGatgaggatgagggagaagaaggccTCACAGGTGAGGGGCCAGGGTCTGGGTTTCTGAATCTAGGAAGAGAAAGCTGGAGCCTGGACTCCAGGgtctgagggaggaaggaggggcttggggcctggactcctgggtctgagggggGAGGGGCTAGGGGGCCTGGATTTCtgagtcagagggaggaggggctggggcctggactcctggtctgagggaggaggggctggttCTGAGAGGCAGCTGGCATCTCCATTTTCTTACACCAAGCCACCCTTTCCAGAATCCAGAACTCTCAATGGAGTGTCTTCCCCGCCACCCTCTAGCCCTCAGAGCCCCAAGGTGAGTCTGGATGTTCTGGATGGTCATGCTGTTTTGGGAGGGGGAGTTGATACCATCAACTGTGCAACCCTCTTCTCAGGGCATGTAGGGTCAAGGTTAGTTTCTAGAGTCTCCAGAGCCATTGACTGTTTTTTTCTGGCTCCACCCTCCAGAGGTTGGTGGGAATTGTGGTTTTTGTGGTCCTTCTGGGGTAACACAGGAAGCCTCTGGAAGGATCTTTTCTCTATAGCCAAGACCTTGCTCTTCCACAGCCCTCAGAGGAGGCTCCCTTCGCCAGGCGCTTTGGCCTCCAGAAGATGGGGAGCTCTAGTACCCTGGGTCCCACAGACAGACGGGAGGCTGAGGGCACCCCTGGGGTGGGGCTACAGCGCTCAGCTTCCTCCTCTTGGCTGGAAGGGACCTCCATTCAGGTGAGTGGAGTGAGGGGCAGGGGACCGAGCCCTGCCTGTTCGAGGAGAATGTTCTCTCCGTTCTCTCTTTACACAGGCCAAGGAGCCCCGTCTTGCCAGAATCACGCCTACACCCTCCCGTAAGGTGCTGGAATCCTCTGCCCTGTGAGTGCCAAGGAAGGGCCTGGGCCTGTCGGGGTAGGGGCTGTATGATCCTGAGCAAGTCCCTTTGCTCTCTGGGATCTCTGCCCTTGGCTGCTCTTTGCCTCAGTTGTCCTCTGGTACATCAAGTAAAAGCTCAGAGTTAAGCTTCCAGGGTCACAGTGACATGACCTCCTGTTGTCTGTGTCTCTCACCCCATCCCTTTctgactcctgccccagggcctttgctctgCAACTCCCCAGCTTGCTTCCACTCCCTGCTCAGGTCCTTGTGAGGCCCGCTCTGACCACCTGCTCATGCTACTGCAGTGTCTGCACACACAtactctcccacctcccaccccttctGTTTCCTTGCTTCAAAGTACTTTGGCCTTCTGGCATGACATGATGAGGGTCTGAGATGACATATGAGGGTTTTTTATGCTTATTGTTTGTTCTGCCTCTTTTCTGTTCATGTTTGACTCATTGGGGCAGAGATGATTTTCATCTTTTGCTCACTGCTGTCTGTATCTCTAGCACCTGCCATGTAACTCAAGCTTAAGTAATAATatttgctggatgaatgaatTCACACAGGTTTGAGATCTCCAGGCGTCCTCCTCTGGATCACTCCACTCCTCCCTCCAGGATTCCGGAGTCTGAATCCCCAGTGAAGCCAAATGTCCCTGTAGCCTCCATAGCGCCCCCAGCTGATTCCCAGGATAGGCGGAGGTgaagaggcagggggtgggaagCCTCTTTCGCGCCCGCTGGGAAAACCTAGCTGGCCcagggctgtgtccccagggTCTCGGGCTCCCTACGGGGTTTGTCCCAGGGTTGCTGTGAGTTGGAAGTCCTCTGACAGAACTTACCTTCCCTGAAGGGTGTCAGCGTGGGTGGGACAGGAACGGGCTGCAAAGGAACCCTCCCTGAAGTTGGGACCTTTCACTCAGGTCCTATCAGATGCCTGTGCGGGATGAGGAGTCTGAATCCCAGAGGAAAGCTCGCTCCCGCCTCATGCGCCAGTCTCGGAGGTCCACACAGgtgtgggggtgggctggggcactgggctcctgggtcctgggaaaGGGGGTTGGGGGCCTGAATTCTTgtgggtcctgggaaggaggggCTGGGGACCAGGACTCCCTGGTCTAAGGGAGGAGGACCTGGGGGCCTGGACTTGGGACCTAAGGGGCTAGCCCTGAGCTCGAGGACCCCTGACTGCTCCCACTCTGCCAGGGTGTGACTCTGACTGACCTGAAGGAAGCCGAGAAGGTAGCAGGGAAGGCCCCAGAGCCAGAGAAGTCATGCCTGCAGAGCCTGGTGAGAGGGGTCAGATGAGCAGGTAGTGGGTGGTATAAGACCCCATGTCCTCTGACCATTCTGACCTCCTTGCCCCTGTCCCCTAGGACCCATCTCGTCGTCCCCGCATCCCTGGGGTGGAGAATTCTGAAGGCCCTGCCCGGAGAGGTGAGGTCTGGTGTCTGGGAGGTGGCTCCTGCCCGCTCCCCTCCCCATCTATCCTGCTGTGCTGTTTTCTTGGGGGGTCAGGCTAGGGACCCtgacagggcagggaggggcccctCCACAGGTTTCGGGGCTgattcctgcccctccccccagcagagGTGCCTGATGGGCAGGGTCAGGGACCACAGGCCGCCAGGGAGCACCGCAAATTCGGCAAGGAGTGGAGGGGGCCTGCAGAGGTGAGTGGGAAGGCCCAGGCGGGGTGAGCTGGGCTATGGGTGGGCCTTGACGGCAGGGTGGTGGGCCAGACTCCCCTCCCGGCATCAGGCTGAACCCCACCTCCGCCCGCAGGGGGAGGAGGCGGAGCCGGCCGACCGCAGCCCAGAGTCCAGGTacagggtgggcagggaagggttTGGGTTTGTCTGTAGGGCCGCAGGGAGCCCCATTGATGCCCTGCCCGCCTCCACCCAGCACTTCCGAGGGCGGCCCCTCACCTCGCAGGGTGCAGGACCCCGAGCCAGAATCGGAAGAGCCTGATGGAGGCTTCAGAAAGGTTCGCAGTCCCCTGCCCCAACTGTCAGCCTCTGTCCACCTGCCCTACCGCCCTTTCTCTGTGGCTTAGCCTGCCACCTCCCTGCACCCTGCTATTCAGTGGCCTCGCTGAGCTGTGTGGGACTGGCAGGCCTGACCCTGTCCCCCTCCTGCTGGTCCTTCAGCTGTACTCAGAGCTGCGCAGTGAGAATGAGAGGCTTCGTGAGGCTCTGACTGAGACTACGCTGCGCCTGGCACAGCTCAAGGTGGAGCTAGAGCGAGCCACGCAGGTGAGGTGCTGAGGTcttggaggtgggcagggtggcgGGGTGGGGCTGAATGATGAGGGATGCCCAGGGGAGCAAGAGCAAGGGGGGATGGGGGAGGCGGGCTgcgggggcagggctgggacccTTGGGATCAGGGCTGATGATGAGGGACCCAGCCCTCCAGGAGCCTGGACTGCTGTCCCTCTCCCATGCTGATTTCCCCCCTGGTCTTTGTGGTTGGGATGTCTGAgccttgtgctttctctgttctCACCAGAGGCAGGAGCGCTTTGCAGAGAGACCGGCCCTTCTGGAGCTGGAGAGATTCGTGAGTGgaggcagctggggtgggggccagaTGTGTCACCAGCCTTACAAACCCATGTGGGTCTGAAGGAGGGCACGGTGACCCCCTACCCTTCTCATCCTATTTTGACCGCTGGCCCTCCCTGAACCCCAGACCCTGGGCTTCACCTCTCCTATTTATTCCAGGAGCGCAGGGCCCTGGAGAGAAAGGCAGCTGAGCTTGAGGAGGAGCTAAAGGTGAGGAATTAGGGGGTGCTGTGCACAGTGGGTTCCACTGGCCCAGGGCCACCCTGCTGTGACCCATCCCATCCCACAGGCCCTGTCCGACCTCCGGGCTGACAACCAGAGGCTCAAGGATGAGAACGCAGCCCTGATCCGTGTTATCAGCAAACTCTCTAAGTGACTCTGGAGGAGAACCTTCCCTGTACCCGTATTTATACAGCTGCTTCTGCCACACGCATCCCTTCCCCTGTGTGAGCACGAGTGACAGGGCTCCCAGGGGGTCTCTGAGAAGCCATAGCCTCCCTTCTGGGCCTCCAGACTGAGGGGAGTACAGAGTCCCAGGAGCCAAGGGGGGCCCCCCTAAGGCCAGGATGGAGGCGAGAGGCCAAGCCAGGTAGGGGGACATTGGTGAGAGCaccctggggctggaggtgggaccAGAGAGGAACCGAGGACCAGGAAGTGCCAGGACCAGTAGCCAGGGCCAGAGTGGCCACCGGAGGTCCCCCACTCACGTGTGATGCCACCCCAGTCACCCCTCCCGTTCCTGAACAGGGATCCGAGAATGTGCCAAGAGTCCCGCCAGCCTGGGCCATCTGTGTGCAATAGGGAGGGATGTCTCTATTTTTTGCTGCCCCCTTCTTGCCCACtgtcaggggcagggggagaagatattttcgaGACAAAGCACAGGCACCACAAATAAAAGTCGTGAAGTTGCCACTCAGTGACTGTGTCCCCGACTGGAGGTGGGGCTGTGCTTCTGTGCTCATCTGCACTCCTCAGTGGCCACACTGTAGGCTCAGGTGGGTGGTGCTGAGGGGTGGGTAGGTGCGTGCTCACTGGGTGGGTCCAGGTTTCAGGATGAGTGGCTAGCTGGAGCTGTGGCCCCAAACCAGTGCTGACATGGTCTCCAGGTAGCCTAGTGCAGGGCAGGGTTTGTGTCAGGCTGGGAGCTGGTGTCTTACATCAGTGCTTTTGCAACAACTTTGAGCCAATTGGCAGCATTGAAAATTTGGGGTAATGCATATTAAAAACCTTAGAATTTttgatttttctggaaaaataggaATGTGATAGTAGGAGTGGTTGAGTCCAGCATAATAACAGGTGGctggggctgaggaggaggatggggcaTTCTTTCATTCCTGGTCATGTTCTCCTTTCAGGCCCCGCCCTACCTGGTGGTGATAAGTAGTAAAGGGAATGGTAAAGATCTGATATGTTTGAGGAGAGGCCCTTGGCATGCTGCCATGAAAGGTgtcaggtggtggtggtgtggagaAACGGCAGGAGGCGCTGCAGcgggagctgggagcctgacccTGGGTGTAGTCTGTACAGGCTGGTCAGAGTCAGCCCTGCTGGGGAAGCTGGCACAGGCTGATACTGGCAGGTGTCATGGAATGAGCCATGGAAGTGTTTAAGGGGAGAGTTTTCTGGATGATAAGAATAGCAGGGATGAGGTCCATAGGGCAGAGGGGTACCTGAAGTGTGGAGGCGCAGGGAGAAGCTTGTGAGGCCAGAGAGAGAGCGgggatgaggctggagaggtgaCAGCCAGCTGTAAGGACTTGAATGGTGAGGTGGGTCCTGGGTCTTAACGGGTCCCTTTGGCTGCTGCATTGACAGCAGTCCAGGGAGGACAGTGCAGGACAGGAAGGGCGAGGCCAGCTGCCATCATCTCAGCAAGAAGTGATGGCAGCTCGCAATGGTGAGACTGAGATTCTGGGAATATTGGAGGGGACAGTAGCCTGCACGTCCTGACAGGCTGGACTGTGGTGCAGTAGGGCTTGGGCCTGCCTTCAAGCTTGGAGCCTAGACTTTAATTGGTGGGTCATGAGGAGGTcatggggaggcaggagaggtaTGAGGGGGCACAGGGGGCTGAGTCAGAACTCCGGCCTGCCCATGGCGGGCTGATCTCATCTGATGGTGGAGAGCATCATGGGGTGGCTTACATAGATAGTAAAAGGGCCTTCTTCCTGTGGTCAGGTGGCATCCAGTCTGAGGGCAAGATCTAGAGAAACCAGTCCTGAACCAGCCTCGCTCCCTCTCTGGACAATGGGAAAAGGAGCTGGCTGTTCTCTAGCTGGGAAACTTCCTTTAGGCAGGCACCTGGCAGGAGAGGAATGGCTAGGAAGCCTGTGGCACATTCAGGGGGCAGCTACTTCTTTGTGGTTGGACTCCTGGCAGCTGGTAGGGGATGAGGGTAGGCTTTGCCAGGTAGAAAGTCACCGTTCCAGCCAGCAGAAAACATCAAAATCCCAGTGGTTGAGGGGGTTTGGGGGGGTTTGcatggagttgggggaggggaggagattgGGGCTCTGGGGGCCGtggggagccagggaaggagaCTGGAATGGACTGGAAGACAGACTgctggctggggggtggggtggggtagggtggtgGAAGCTGGAGATGGggccctggggaggagaggaggattTAGGGAAAGACACCAAAAAAGGTTGGGACATATAGACTCCTTTTCCTCCTGAGGCTCTAGCGGGGCGAGGGGCAGGTTCCTGGGCTCCCTGGTGGCCCAGTAGAGAAGGGACAGCAGTTGACAAGCCTGCTAAGAGGAGGCTCTGTATAGACTGAGGAAGCTGTTTATAGACTGGGCAGCGGATCACAATGCACAGGGCACCCGCATGCGGCTCTTCCTCCCACTCACGGCCAGTCCTCTCACTCAGGAGACTCTACAGAGACAGGGGAAACCGGAGCCGGAACACTTCCGCAGCTTCGCGAGGGGTCTACTTCCGTGGGCGGGAGCAGTCCGCAGAGTCCGTTCTCCTACAGGCTGCCTTGAAACATCCAGCAAAGTAGCCAGGGAGGTCAAATAACCTCTGTTTCCAGGTCACCTTCCACcttcttcttttgcttctccatCACCGCCTCCAACTCTGACACTTTCTCTTTGTCCTGGAGGGCCGGGTGGAAATGAGAAGTCTGGCCTCTGCCCCGGGGCGccctcccaggcccaggcccggcTCACCTCCAGCAGTGCTCGCTGCACTGTGACCTGGCTGTACACGCGTGCCCCCTCCTCGGGGCTCACCGCCCGCAGCTCCTCCTTCTGCAGCGAGAAAAGCTGCGCGCCAGTCAGCACGCCCAGCGCCTCCACGGTCCTGCgggatgtggggtgggggcgcATCAGGTCCCGAGCCAATTACATCACTGCTGCCTAACCGTCTGCCTAATCAGAGCCGCATTCTGGCGCTCCCGGGGAAGGCGCGGGAatccctcccccgcccgccccctccccgccccccagtgcGCCACGGGAGGAGGCGGGGTGTGTGCGCCCTGCTTTCTCACGAAGACTCCGCCTGGACacacgtgccaggcactgcaaCCAGGTAGACCCTCTCTGTAGGCCAGCCCGGGTCCCCCAGGTTCCAGTCAGACCACATCCACATCTCCCTGCCCGCCGGCACGCACCCCAAGCTGAATCCTTTGGCCTGCAGCCAGGTGCGGACCTCCGAGGTGTCCGAGTGCGGGCTGAGCTGCGGCTCCGGGGCGCGGGGACCCGGGGCTGCGCGGCTGGGGCCCGGGCGGCCCTGGGCTAAGCGCGCCTGCAGCTCCTCGTTGACAAACAGCATCTGGGAGAATTTCTCTGcaggggcggagggaggagggaccGGGAGGGAGCGCGGATTCAGGACGAACAGATCACCAGCGTCTCCAGCGTCTTCACGATGGCTGGGGAGTCCATTTACTCTCTTTGAGCCTTGGTTCCCCTGACTGGACAAGGACGGCTCCCTCAAGGGGCTGCCCCCACCACTCACCCTTCTCTCTGGGGTCCATGTTGAGGATATCACAACTGTCCCAGGGGGGCCGAGAGGAGCCCGGTCCTggggctggtgctgctggtgggggaggaggagcgtCATCCTCCTAGTAGGGGAGTCAGAGGAGCACCGGGGTTAGAGAGAGGATGGagtccccgcccctcccccttccaGAGGTCAGttcctgagccccccacccccctaccccctctGTCAGTGCCCTTGCCCTTGGCACCTGACTCTCACCACCCTCCTTCCCTAAGACAGGAGTCTGTCCTGGCTcaccaggctgcaggaggcgctttGGCTGCAGCTTCCCCGAAGCCCTGGGTGGGGAGTCAGGATATTATAGGGAACATATCCTTCCTGTCCTTGCTGGTCTCGAACCTTCCACCACTTGCGCCTGTCATCCAGgacctgagggagggagggagaggagggttCACAGCCTGTGTCTGCAGCTAGGGCTGGGTCCCTGTAGCCCCTTGGCCCTCCACCCCTCTAACCTCCAACACATCCCGCTGCTTGACTGATAGCTCGCTGCTGTTGCGGGCCTGGAAGTCATAATTACACAGTACCCACTTCCCCTCCGGCTCCTGCTGGGGCTCAGCCTCTGGCTGTTGATGACTGTGGAGGAGAATGAGGGTTGGGGATAAGGAGGCAGCCGGGCTCACTGCTCTGGACAGTAGGGTACTGGTGTGAGCTGGAGTTAGAGCAAAGCAGGGGTCAAGGCAGGGGGGCCCAGGTTAATAATGTTAATAGAGACATGAAATCAGAATAACAACTTGAATGCATTTTGTTCCTTATGTACCTGGCACCATGCTTTAAGCACATGATAGGAGTACTAACATCACTtccatcttatagatgagaaCATTTATAAGGCTCAGAGACAGAAAATCACTTGTTCCAGATCGTATAGCCAGAGGcagctatttattgagcatctactgtataCTGGGCTCAGGCTTAGAAAACCCATAGTTACAGCATAAACAACAGTTAATGTATAGTTACCTTATATAGCATGTAGTAGGTGCCAGCCCCCATTCAAAGACTTACACATATTGGCTAATCTGATTTTTGCCACAACCCTTGGTATAACCATGAGTTTGGACTCCCGTCCCCACTCCTGTCCTTTCTTGATTCATTCCCgaatctattattttctattttacaggtgaggaagtgGAAGAACAGGGATATTACACGGCATGATGACGTAAAGTTCACAGAGCAAGAAAGAGGCATGGCCAGACTGAGACCCAGGCGGGCTGGCGCCAGAGACCATGTCCTGAGTAATCTGGTCTATGGTGCCCGGCGCTGGATGTGAACCTGAGCTCTACCATGGCAGCTCTTAACTGCTCGCCTGTAGAACCTCAGACTTCTAACTCTTCCAAGAggggattattattattctcaatgTCTCTGCAAAGaactggaggctcagagaagggaagttAAAAGCTGGGGATGTCAAGCCCAAGAATCAGAAGCTTGGAGGGTGGGTTCTGCAAGACCAGGCAGCTGAAGGGAAGGGGAGCAAGATTTTGGCTCTGGTCCCCTGATAAGAGGGACCTCAGCCCGGATCAGGCCTACCTGTGCAAAGGAGAGGGGGGCTCTTCAGGGCCGCAGCGCCCCCTGTGTGGGGCTGGCAGCTCCCAGCATGCTGTCCCTGCTGAGACTCTCTTCCCGGGGCCCTCACCCAGACCCCCCTTCTGTTCCTCTAGCTTGGctgctttgttttcctcttacCCCACGGAGCTTCCCTCACATCTGCCCTCAACTTGCTCAAGGACCCTAGTGTCCTGGTGTTTCCATGCCCCTTCTTCCCCAGGATCCCAAGAGTCAGTGCCCCCATTGCTTTTTGGAGTCATGAACTCAGGATTCCAGGTCTCAAGCCATCATTTCCCAAACCTTTAATCTCTGAAGGCTATCAGTATCACACTCAGCAGGAATTGAGATAGTTTGCTTTAGAGCCTTGGGATAGTAAGGGTCCAGCCCCCAGTCGTTACCTCTTTCAGGGTCCCAGAAATACTATCTCTTCCCAACTTTCCCAGAAACTTGTCCCTTGGCTCTTGAAGGCTCAGTAAGTCCCCAAAGTACCACCTAGAGTTACCTAGGTGGTAACTCAGTCCCCAAAGTACCACCTAGAGTTACCTAGGTGGTTTTGAGCTCTACCTCAAAACCTAAATGCCCAAGCCCCCAGTCTCTTCCCTCTAACTTCTGGGGCTCTGTCCTCTTAAAGACCCACACAGGGAGCTTTCCTGGCCATGGGAACTCAAACTGCCTTCTCCCAGCCTCTCAGACTTTACCCactcccagccccttcctccctcagacccCCAAGTCTgggtcctgccccctcccccctcccccctcccccctctcccagcccccagccctcacTGGTCACCACCTCACCCACCTGGGAAGAGCCGGGAAGccagaaggaaagacagaaaaaaggagTGGAGTCAGCGCCAGGAGCCCCCAGGACGCATCCCCTCCTCGACCCCACCTGTCCCACCTGGGGCCCCGACACTCACCCATTGACAGCGACCTGGGGGGCACTTTGCTGCAGGAGATGAGAGCAGCAGCAGCTCAGGCAGGGCCAGACTTCCTGGTCCCAGCCCCACTGTGTTACCTGGGGGAGGAGTTTGTTCCTCCCGGGGAAGAGAAGCTCTAGCCTCACCTGCTGGCGTTGCCGCTCATGCTGTAGCTGTTTCTCTACCGGGTCCTCCCAGGCGCGGCCGTGTGGGTCGGTGGCAGGGGGCTCCCAGCCGCTGGAGAACTCAGGGCTGTATGGAGGTCCCTCCTTGGGGGACAGCTCCAGTCTGCAGCCGAGGGGCCGAGGGCTCAGGGATGCCAGTCTGCCCCAGGCCCCAGTACCACCTTCACTTCCCCAGCCCCTAGGCTAGGTGCTTCTGGCCTCTCTGCTTTTTGCCAAGCCCCTCTAAGTTCCACCCTGACATCaactatatttgtaaatatactgATTTTGCTCTAATGCTGTGTCCAGCCTCTGAATCACCTCTGATTTTTCCACACCCATCCTGCCTCCTTCTGCTAAGTCTGGCTCTGCTCATATCCCTGGAGGCTCGCAGCCTGCAAGCGTatctccacccccttccccaatCCACAGCCAGTCTTTTCCTAGGCTGCACCCCCTTTTCTAAGGCCAGCCTTTCTTTCCAGTCTGAAACCTCTCCTCCACACCGTCTACTCGTCTCTCCAGTGGCATCCTAGCAGTCACCCTAGCTTCTTCAATTGCTTGGGGTTGTACCCTCTAGCTAAGCCCAGTGGCTACCCTTCCCTGCCTGCCAGCCCCTCACCCCGGGCGGGTCCATGAGTCCCCCAGCGAGGTCCAGAGGGCATTTTCACGGGGGGTGAGGTTGTCCCGCAGCAGTGCCACCGCCTCAGACGTCAGGTGCGGCCGCTGCACGTCACTTGCAAATCGGGGGCCGCCCGATGTGTCCACAATCTGCCAGGGGTGCAGGAGTGGACACCCCATCAAGCCCCCCAAGGTCAAACCTCAATTCCTCCTACTGCAGGGGCCACcggagggctgagggaggggtGGCTCACCAATTGCAGAGGTCCGAACAGGAAATGCAGCAGCTCTGGGGAGGAAGGGTTGGCGATGTTTCCACGCAGTCTGGCCTGTGGAGCCGGGGAGGTGCTGGCCTTACTGAGTGCATGGAAGACGGGTCAGGCTTGCTACGCCCCCGCCCCACGCTGGCCGCACCCCACGCATTCTCACCAGCAGGCTGAAGGCGTACTTGATTTTCTGAAGCACGTCAGTGTACTCGGCCTCTGAAGGCGGCTTGGCCCGCAGGGTCAGGAGACCCTCTGCAGGTAAGGGACGCAGGTGCAGTGTTGGGG from Canis lupus dingo isolate Sandy chromosome 1, ASM325472v2, whole genome shotgun sequence encodes the following:
- the EPS8L1 gene encoding epidermal growth factor receptor kinase substrate 8-like protein 1 isoform X5, which encodes MGQRVWEQPQPEAELIREDVQGALHDYRSGRGERRPAALRATQEELQRHPSPAAETPPLQRSPSVRAVISIGEAGRGRPRAGPIPEVEEPQRPGQEGTSGNANPASPDLGPRGPDLASLQAERDVDILNHVFDDVESFVSKLQKSAEAARVLEHRERGRRTRRRAAGEGLLTLRAKPPSEAEYTDVLQKIKYAFSLLARLRGNIANPSSPELLHFLFGPLQLIVDTSGGPRFASDVQRPHLTSEAVALLRDNLTPRENALWTSLGDSWTRPGLELSPKEGPPYSPEFSSGWEPPATDPHGRAWEDPVEKQLQHERQRQQVRLELLFPGRNKLLPQVTQWGWDQEVWPCLSCCCSHLLQQSAPQVAVNGHQQPEAEPQQEPEGKWVLCNYDFQARNSSELSVKQRDVLEVLDDRRKWWKVRDQQGQEGYVPYNILTPHPGLRGSCSQSASCSLEDDAPPPPPAAPAPGPGSSRPPWDSCDILNMDPREKEKFSQMLFVNEELQARLAQGRPGPSRAAPGPRAPEPQLSPHSDTSEVRTWLQAKGFSLGTVEALGVLTGAQLFSLQKEELRAVSPEEGARVYSQVTVQRALLEDKEKVSELEAVMEKQKKKVEGDLETEVI
- the EPS8L1 gene encoding epidermal growth factor receptor kinase substrate 8-like protein 1 isoform X3; translated protein: MSTSTGPEAAPKPSAKSIYEQRKRYSTVVMADVSQYLVNHLVTFCLGEEDGVHTVEDASRKLAVMDNQGRVWAQEMLLRVSPDHVTLLDPISKEELESYPLGAIVRCDVVMLPGRSRSLLLLVCQEPERTQPDVHFFQGLRLGAELIREDVQGALHDYRSGRGERRPAALRATQEELQRHPSPAAETPPLQRSPSVRAVISIGEAGRGRPRAGPIPEVEEPQRPGQEGTSGNANPASPDLGPRGPDLASLQAERDVDILNHVFDDVESFVSKLQKSAEAARVLEHRERGRRTRRRAAGEGLLTLRAKPPSEAEYTDVLQKIKYAFSLLARLRGNIANPSSPELLHFLFGPLQLIVDTSGGPRFASDVQRPHLTSEAVALLRDNLTPRENALWTSLGDSWTRPGLELSPKEGPPYSPEFSSGWEPPATDPHGRAWEDPVEKQLQHERQRQQVRLELLFPGRNKLLPQVTQWGWDQEVWPCLSCCCSHLLQQSAPQVAVNGHQQPEAEPQQEPEGKWVLCNYDFQARNSSELSVKQRDVLEVLDDRRKWWKVRDQQGQEGYVPYNILTPHPGLRGSCSQSASCSLEDDAPPPPPAAPAPGPGSSRPPWDSCDILNMDPREKEKFSQMLFVNEELQARLAQGRPGPSRAAPGPRAPEPQLSPHSDTSEVRTWLQAKGFSLGTVEALGVLTGAQLFSLQKEELRAVSPEEGARVYSQVTVQRALLEDKEKVSELEAVMEKQKKKVEGDLETEVI